A genomic window from Fibrobacter succinogenes includes:
- a CDS encoding DUF1846 domain-containing protein translates to MFKVGFDNDAYLKTQSEKIQERISKFGGKLYLEFGGKLFDDHHASRVLPGFAPDSKIRMLEKLKDKAEVIIAINAGDIEKNKVRGDLGITYDQDVLRLIDAFRGYGLYVSSVVLTRWQEQPSAVAYQKKLETLGLKVYRHYPIAGYPSNIPLVVSDDGYGKNEFVETSRELVVVTAPGPGSGKMAVCLSQIYHENKRGVKAGYAKFETFPIWNIPLKHPVNLAYEAATADLNDVNMIDPFHLEAYGQTTINYNRDVEIFPVLNALFTRILGESPYKSPTDMGVNMAGNCIVDDAAVCEAANAEIVRRYYNTLCQVRKGNAEKDQVYKLELVMEQAHISAKDRKVAVAAVAKAEETNGPAVAIELNDGTIITGKTSSLLGASSAALLDALKHLAKIPDEVRLLSPMVIEPIQNLKTKQLGHKNPRLHMDEVLVALSVCALTDYNAKIALEKLPELRHCEVHSSVILSQVDVGVFRRLGVNLTSEPNYQTSKLYHG, encoded by the coding sequence ATGTTTAAAGTTGGTTTTGATAACGATGCTTATCTAAAAACTCAATCTGAAAAAATTCAAGAACGTATCTCTAAATTTGGTGGAAAACTCTATCTTGAATTTGGTGGAAAATTATTCGATGATCATCACGCAAGCCGCGTTTTGCCTGGCTTTGCTCCTGATTCCAAGATCCGCATGCTCGAAAAGCTCAAGGATAAGGCCGAAGTCATCATCGCCATCAATGCTGGCGACATCGAAAAGAACAAGGTTCGTGGCGACCTCGGGATTACTTACGATCAGGACGTTCTTCGCCTGATTGACGCCTTCCGTGGTTATGGCCTTTACGTGAGTAGCGTGGTGCTGACCCGCTGGCAAGAACAGCCGAGCGCCGTTGCTTATCAGAAAAAGCTTGAAACGCTTGGCCTCAAGGTCTATCGCCATTATCCGATTGCCGGCTATCCGAGCAACATTCCGCTCGTGGTGAGCGATGATGGTTATGGCAAAAATGAATTTGTTGAAACTTCCCGCGAACTCGTGGTGGTGACTGCACCGGGTCCGGGAAGTGGAAAGATGGCTGTTTGCCTTTCCCAAATTTATCACGAAAATAAGCGCGGTGTCAAGGCCGGTTATGCCAAGTTCGAAACGTTCCCGATTTGGAACATTCCGCTCAAACATCCGGTGAACCTCGCTTATGAAGCCGCTACTGCCGACTTGAATGACGTGAACATGATTGACCCGTTCCACTTGGAAGCATACGGTCAGACGACGATTAACTACAATCGCGACGTCGAAATTTTCCCGGTGCTGAATGCTCTCTTTACGCGCATTCTCGGTGAATCTCCGTACAAGAGCCCGACGGACATGGGCGTGAACATGGCTGGCAACTGCATCGTTGATGACGCTGCTGTGTGCGAAGCCGCCAACGCCGAAATTGTTCGCCGCTATTACAATACTTTGTGCCAAGTCCGCAAGGGCAATGCCGAAAAGGATCAAGTCTACAAGCTTGAACTTGTGATGGAACAGGCTCACATCAGTGCGAAGGACCGCAAGGTTGCTGTCGCTGCTGTGGCGAAGGCTGAAGAAACGAATGGTCCGGCAGTTGCTATCGAATTGAACGATGGAACGATTATTACGGGCAAGACCTCTTCGTTGTTGGGCGCCTCTTCTGCAGCGTTGCTCGATGCATTGAAGCACCTCGCGAAGATTCCTGACGAAGTCCGCTTGCTCTCTCCGATGGTGATTGAACCGATTCAGAACCTCAAGACCAAACAGCTCGGTCACAAGAACCCGCGCCTCCACATGGACGAAGTTCTCGTGGCACTCTCCGTTTGCGCCTTGACCGATTACAACGCCAAGATTGCTCTCGAAAAGCTTCCGGAACTCCGCCATTGCGAAGTCCACTCCAGCGTAATCCTCTCGCAGGTTGACGTTGGCGTGTTCCGCCGTTTGGGCGTGAACCTCACATCGGAACCGAATTACCAGACGAGCAAACTCTACCACGGGTAA
- a CDS encoding C1 family peptidase, translating to MNYGYILGLSLGLLCCSAFASNLPSAVDNSATPYFFRGYDQGESGACASISRITMSLGYERNAYYRVPADSSNLLPAYFTWQVVASGHASEALLAQKVGIPDAATYGGILYSNTYGKSSSNVPEDYGWMQGYSRWHDAMHNRIDSVTFISLATSEGRDSLKGWLYNHWGDTTFAAGGVAAASFDIDSWTLDTVKIKDEPWIVATSLPGATNHSVTIAGYNDSICIGENCGVWIVQNSWGLSFGNEGRFLVPYSVYAESRSPVVEIFHLRKDYVPKRTVKIRMSYGNRSKIRLSIGISRDTSAKSPSKTEYLYHFRNDGFKGPMLGTWRDGVHTEEMEFGYDLTDISSGYDLRKPLKYFFTIQREDYEDEGTLSFLSVKDYAIDSVVQELVVVEDTVKLSEQGRYEWAFVMPGNPIVAVDHVLNGDYTFEKLPATDSKSSVPNLRDWNPSTVWISTNVNTFPAEFLISTEKETLGLMYQGDETTDGFLRNFTVSGTTDGEEFQKLASGTFKENESPQYVFWKQGRYTQLKIEVDDLWSSSDNSMHIAELMLIVPPDSASFEAVAIDGLVAGGILDADYPLLPLERDSADSTGVGIGFTNFVDKRRSLDAGQAPAKIFIRNHEVLILRDGEMFRVNGVR from the coding sequence ATGAATTATGGATATATTCTAGGATTGTCTTTGGGGCTGCTTTGCTGTTCCGCCTTTGCATCGAATTTGCCTTCGGCGGTAGACAATTCCGCAACGCCGTATTTTTTCAGGGGTTACGATCAAGGGGAATCAGGCGCATGCGCATCAATTTCCCGCATCACGATGTCGCTCGGTTACGAACGCAACGCCTATTACAGGGTTCCTGCGGACTCCTCGAATCTTTTGCCCGCGTATTTCACGTGGCAGGTTGTAGCATCCGGACATGCGTCCGAAGCTCTGCTTGCACAAAAGGTGGGTATTCCCGATGCCGCTACTTATGGCGGAATCCTTTATTCTAATACCTACGGAAAATCTTCAAGCAATGTGCCCGAAGACTACGGCTGGATGCAGGGCTATTCGCGTTGGCATGATGCCATGCACAATAGAATCGACAGCGTAACCTTTATTTCGCTTGCTACAAGCGAAGGTCGTGATTCGCTCAAGGGCTGGCTTTACAACCACTGGGGCGATACGACTTTTGCCGCAGGTGGCGTTGCTGCTGCAAGTTTCGATATTGATTCCTGGACGTTGGATACCGTCAAGATCAAGGATGAACCTTGGATTGTCGCGACATCGCTCCCGGGGGCAACAAACCATTCGGTGACAATCGCGGGATACAACGACAGCATTTGCATCGGTGAAAATTGCGGCGTATGGATTGTGCAGAACAGTTGGGGACTTTCCTTCGGGAATGAAGGGCGGTTCCTCGTTCCGTACAGCGTCTATGCGGAAAGCCGCTCCCCAGTCGTTGAAATTTTCCATTTGCGCAAGGACTACGTCCCGAAACGCACCGTGAAAATCCGCATGTCATACGGGAACCGCTCAAAGATACGGCTTTCTATAGGCATTTCGCGGGATACTTCTGCAAAATCTCCCTCGAAAACGGAATACCTGTACCATTTCCGAAATGACGGTTTCAAGGGCCCGATGCTCGGCACATGGAGAGATGGCGTGCATACGGAGGAAATGGAATTCGGTTACGACCTTACGGACATTTCGTCGGGATATGATTTGAGAAAGCCGTTGAAGTATTTCTTTACCATTCAGAGGGAAGATTACGAAGACGAGGGTACGCTTTCTTTCCTGAGCGTCAAGGATTACGCCATCGACAGCGTGGTGCAAGAACTTGTCGTTGTCGAAGACACCGTGAAACTTTCGGAGCAGGGGCGTTATGAATGGGCGTTTGTCATGCCGGGGAATCCGATTGTTGCTGTGGATCACGTTTTGAACGGTGACTACACTTTTGAAAAACTTCCTGCTACTGATTCCAAGAGTTCTGTGCCAAATCTCCGAGACTGGAACCCTTCAACGGTTTGGATTTCTACAAATGTAAATACATTCCCGGCTGAATTTTTAATATCGACCGAAAAGGAAACTTTGGGGCTTATGTATCAAGGCGATGAAACAACGGATGGTTTCTTGCGCAATTTCACTGTTTCGGGAACTACCGACGGCGAAGAATTCCAGAAACTTGCCTCTGGAACTTTCAAGGAAAATGAATCGCCGCAGTATGTGTTCTGGAAGCAGGGGAGATATACCCAACTCAAAATAGAGGTCGATGACTTGTGGTCGTCATCGGACAATTCAATGCATATTGCAGAGCTGATGTTGATCGTTCCGCCGGATTCAGCATCATTTGAGGCCGTTGCAATAGATGGGCTTGTTGCAGGCGGCATCCTGGACGCGGATTATCCGCTCTTGCCCCTTGAACGCGACAGCGCTGATTCGACAGGTGTGGGAATCGGCTTCACGAATTTTGTGGATAAACGCCGAAGTCTCGATGCAGGGCAAGCTCCCGCGAAAATATTTATCCGGAATCATGAGGTTCTAATCCTTAGGGATGGTGAAATGTTCCGCGTAAACGGAGTTCGGTAA
- a CDS encoding YkvA family protein — protein MPQEKVYDDVEVHNVNDLHQTKRDVKVEGQGESPVIWKALSVVIAMAAVIYDLSPIDVVPDAIPIFGWLDDVGFTLMAALNAYQHFSKDQSALHVRLAKYVKWMMVALIILAGVAVGGLLTAIIALVTR, from the coding sequence ATGCCGCAAGAGAAAGTTTATGATGATGTCGAAGTTCACAACGTGAACGATTTGCATCAAACGAAAAGGGATGTTAAGGTGGAAGGACAGGGCGAATCTCCGGTTATTTGGAAGGCGCTTTCTGTTGTAATTGCGATGGCCGCTGTCATTTACGACTTGTCGCCCATTGATGTGGTTCCTGATGCGATTCCCATTTTTGGTTGGCTTGATGATGTCGGCTTTACTTTGATGGCTGCACTCAACGCTTACCAGCATTTTTCAAAAGATCAATCTGCTTTGCATGTTCGTTTGGCGAAATACGTCAAGTGGATGATGGTCGCGTTGATTATTCTTGCTGGTGTCGCTGTCGGCGGTCTTTTAACGGCAATAATTGCGCTTGTAACGCGATAA
- a CDS encoding FISUMP domain-containing protein, producing MKKISVMKRSLSGTLSLPKCLSKGLAILSCVFLLAACGDDSGSRADSDEPVSSSSKKDSSKSSSITAKSSSSAKSSSADDWDDDEEMCLPPTIFGLAGEEGCSDPSILSSVKPAKQCKTEKDDKCEYGTMTDPRDGKKYKTVVIGEQTWMVDDLNYEMEGYKKGRYKQTAAMHACPYGWHLPSECEYMILMEAIGGSDVASKMLKSTTGWKEGHNGVDAFGFSAQQLSDLDDTYFWTSNFYTDLAITMWVRGDEDAHTTWWIRPTCEKYPVRCVKGYGPSDVGVERSSFKDSRDGQTYKTVKINEQWWMAENLNYESENSFCFYDNPSKCEEYGRHYTWAAAKTACPSGWHLPDTTEWNTLINLMGGKDEAGKILKSTSGWEPCKRYRTARKGDEIVRVDTIPVVNLDKYGFTVLPAGNAHTVFGLEGILAEFWTSVEQGDSLAIDMITAYTDDSFVPAKSEKNWKLSVRCIKD from the coding sequence ATGAAAAAGATTAGTGTTATGAAAAGGTCCCTGAGTGGGACACTGAGCCTGCCGAAGTGCCTGTCGAAGGGCCTTGCAATTTTATCCTGTGTTTTTCTTCTCGCTGCTTGCGGTGACGATAGCGGCAGCAGAGCCGATTCTGACGAACCGGTGTCCAGCAGCAGTAAAAAGGACAGCTCGAAATCTAGCAGTATCACGGCGAAGTCCTCTTCAAGTGCAAAGTCCTCGTCTGCGGACGATTGGGATGATGACGAAGAAATGTGCTTGCCACCAACGATATTTGGCTTGGCGGGTGAAGAGGGGTGTTCCGATCCGAGTATTTTGAGTTCCGTAAAGCCCGCTAAGCAGTGCAAAACGGAAAAGGATGATAAGTGCGAATACGGCACGATGACCGACCCTCGTGATGGCAAAAAGTACAAGACGGTTGTCATTGGTGAACAGACTTGGATGGTGGATGACCTGAATTACGAAATGGAAGGTTACAAAAAGGGCCGTTATAAGCAAACCGCTGCGATGCATGCTTGCCCTTACGGTTGGCATTTGCCGAGTGAATGCGAATACATGATTTTGATGGAGGCCATTGGAGGGTCTGACGTGGCGAGTAAAATGCTAAAGTCTACGACCGGCTGGAAAGAAGGCCATAATGGTGTTGATGCTTTCGGTTTTTCGGCTCAGCAACTTTCTGATTTGGATGACACTTATTTCTGGACGAGCAATTTTTATACCGACCTAGCTATAACCATGTGGGTTAGGGGTGATGAAGATGCTCATACGACTTGGTGGATTCGCCCTACATGTGAAAAATATCCGGTTCGTTGCGTTAAGGGGTATGGCCCTTCGGATGTGGGTGTCGAACGTAGCTCCTTCAAGGATTCTCGTGATGGTCAAACGTACAAGACGGTAAAAATCAATGAGCAGTGGTGGATGGCCGAGAATTTGAATTACGAGTCGGAAAATAGTTTTTGCTTCTATGATAACCCAAGCAAATGCGAAGAGTATGGTCGTCATTACACATGGGCGGCGGCGAAGACTGCATGCCCTTCTGGCTGGCACTTGCCGGATACGACGGAATGGAATACGTTGATAAACCTTATGGGCGGTAAAGATGAAGCTGGCAAAATCCTCAAATCCACAAGTGGTTGGGAGCCTTGTAAACGATATCGAACTGCAAGAAAGGGTGATGAAATTGTTAGGGTTGATACTATTCCAGTTGTGAACTTGGATAAATACGGATTTACGGTTCTTCCTGCGGGTAATGCCCATACAGTCTTCGGTCTGGAGGGCATTTTGGCGGAGTTTTGGACTTCCGTAGAACAGGGCGATTCTTTAGCAATCGACATGATAACCGCATATACGGATGATTCATTTGTGCCGGCTAAATCAGAAAAAAATTGGAAACTCTCGGTCCGGTGTATCAAGGACTAG
- a CDS encoding NAD(P)/FAD-dependent oxidoreductase yields MFTYRYRELAVALEKKGEVRSALAKTLRVNPEEIFNLEVERFSLDSRRKGDLRWSYNVVFDLKRKVRATGNNARGLIESKREIRSLDAEPGKSTVPMASHVDIIGAGPSGLWAALHLLRKGFFVDVYEQGKQVEERFRDIRRFFVDRKFNAYSNVLFGEGGAGAFSDGKLNTRSRNLFSETVLKDMVEFGVDESVVTFAKPHIGTDKLVLMLRKIRAEIVRLGGHIHFNTCLEDIEIKHGRICAIKLKNVIASPGTMSGINSAKQSNASANTEIAESHWQPCEALVLAVGHSARSIYELLHARGVQLESKAFAMGVRVEHPQMLINRRQLGNVDTRITGAAEYFLATPTLSKTSSAYSFCMCPGGVLVPCASEPGTLATNGMSYSRRNGAFANGAIAVPITAGAEGFDIPSSGSLFGGLDLQRKIETDAYNVGGKNYAAPAQTIKNFLAHREDKNLPKSTYPCGLAPSNLWDWMDKTICNSLAEGFQNFDRKIPGFIEQGLIVAPETRTSSPLRIPRNNETLESVNTQGLFVLGEGAGYAGGIVTSAADGVRLAHYAKIEKIVSTKLRTD; encoded by the coding sequence ATGTTTACTTACCGCTACAGAGAACTTGCCGTAGCCCTTGAAAAAAAGGGTGAAGTCCGTTCTGCGCTCGCCAAAACGCTCCGCGTGAATCCCGAAGAAATCTTCAACCTCGAAGTGGAACGTTTTTCGCTAGATTCCAGGCGCAAAGGGGACTTACGTTGGTCATACAACGTGGTTTTTGACTTGAAGCGGAAAGTTCGCGCCACGGGGAATAACGCACGCGGGCTCATCGAGTCGAAACGTGAAATTCGCAGTCTTGATGCAGAACCGGGCAAAAGTACGGTTCCCATGGCAAGCCACGTTGATATCATCGGTGCAGGGCCAAGCGGCTTGTGGGCGGCATTGCATCTATTACGCAAAGGCTTTTTCGTCGACGTTTACGAACAAGGTAAGCAAGTCGAAGAACGATTCCGCGACATCCGTCGATTCTTTGTAGATCGTAAATTCAACGCCTACAGCAATGTGCTATTTGGCGAAGGCGGTGCAGGCGCATTCAGTGACGGCAAGCTCAACACACGCAGCAGAAACTTGTTCAGCGAAACAGTCCTCAAGGACATGGTAGAGTTCGGCGTTGACGAAAGCGTCGTGACATTCGCAAAGCCGCACATCGGTACGGACAAACTTGTTTTGATGTTACGTAAAATCCGTGCGGAGATCGTTCGCCTTGGCGGGCACATCCATTTTAACACATGCCTTGAAGATATTGAAATTAAGCACGGACGAATTTGCGCGATCAAGCTGAAAAACGTCATTGCGAGCCCCGGAACAATGTCCGGGATAAACTCCGCGAAGCAATCCAATGCAAGCGCGAACACGGAAATCGCGGAATCGCATTGGCAACCTTGCGAAGCGCTTGTTCTCGCCGTTGGGCATTCTGCACGCAGCATCTATGAACTGCTCCACGCACGCGGAGTCCAGCTCGAAAGCAAGGCCTTTGCCATGGGCGTTCGCGTTGAGCACCCGCAAATGCTCATCAACAGGCGCCAGCTCGGCAACGTCGATACAAGAATCACCGGCGCCGCCGAATATTTCCTCGCCACGCCAACGCTCAGCAAAACTTCGAGCGCTTACAGTTTTTGCATGTGCCCCGGCGGAGTCCTTGTGCCATGTGCATCCGAACCGGGAACGCTCGCGACAAACGGCATGAGCTACAGCCGCCGCAACGGAGCATTTGCCAACGGAGCCATCGCCGTCCCGATTACCGCAGGCGCCGAAGGATTCGACATTCCCTCAAGTGGTTCGCTTTTTGGCGGTCTCGACTTGCAACGAAAAATCGAAACCGATGCCTACAACGTTGGCGGGAAAAATTACGCCGCTCCCGCGCAAACCATCAAGAACTTCCTCGCCCACCGCGAAGACAAAAACCTTCCGAAATCCACCTACCCTTGCGGACTCGCTCCCAGCAATTTGTGGGATTGGATGGACAAGACCATTTGCAACAGCCTTGCCGAAGGATTCCAAAACTTCGACCGCAAAATCCCGGGCTTCATCGAACAAGGTTTAATCGTCGCCCCAGAAACGCGCACCAGCTCGCCACTCCGCATCCCGCGCAACAATGAAACGCTCGAAAGCGTGAACACCCAAGGACTCTTTGTCCTCGGAGAAGGCGCCGGCTACGCCGGCGGAATCGTCACCAGTGCCGCGGACGGCGTACGCCTTGCACACTACGCGAAAATTGAGAAGATTGTTTCAACGAAACTCCGCACAGATTGA
- a CDS encoding RluA family pseudouridine synthase: MITRTIDRNFANMRLDRFLRKAFPEESLSVFFAVIRKKKVRVNGVVGKANQMLVEGDVVNIYENFKSVSEIDERRKTKDERETQSDNSKTRDERSIEGESHPLASAAEAAPATPSSGATPPKGGHAHISAEALSGQRPQRPDAKSATGFAKNKSTWGKALTGAEKQAHWGAHELDLIVQTEDYVIVNKPSGLASQPGSGTRPGESLVEYLWEWGRNEGLDFKPTIAHRLDQETSGMIIAALHGDTLRDFTRMIREHVVDKFYFALVKGNLKKDRGTINESLLRTDSAKGSKMLVGQDDENAQKAITHYRVKQHYEGYDLVKIKLETGRMHQIRAHFASIGHPLLGDTRYGDFALNREVKKQFGLNRLFLHSCRLEFDWNGEHKVYDCPLPKELRNVIKQLKPIRYERPENNFQKSRRR; this comes from the coding sequence ATGATCACACGTACTATCGATCGCAATTTTGCTAACATGCGCCTTGACCGATTCCTCCGCAAGGCATTCCCCGAAGAATCACTCTCAGTGTTCTTCGCAGTCATCCGCAAAAAGAAAGTCCGTGTAAACGGCGTTGTCGGCAAGGCAAACCAAATGCTCGTCGAAGGCGACGTCGTGAACATTTACGAAAATTTTAAGAGCGTTAGTGAAATAGACGAAAGACGAAAGACGAAAGACGAAAGAGAGACTCAAAGCGACAATTCAAAGACGAGAGACGAGAGGAGTATAGAAGGGGAAAGCCATCCCCTCGCTTCCGCCGCCGAAGCGGCTCCCGCAACCCCTTCGAGCGGGGCCACACCACCTAAAGGTGGCCATGCCCACATAAGTGCTGAAGCACTAAGTGGTCAAAGGCCGCAACGCCCCGACGCAAAAAGCGCAACAGGTTTTGCCAAAAACAAATCGACCTGGGGCAAGGCGCTAACAGGTGCCGAAAAGCAGGCGCATTGGGGCGCACACGAACTCGACCTTATCGTGCAAACCGAAGATTACGTCATCGTAAACAAGCCCTCGGGACTCGCAAGCCAGCCTGGAAGCGGCACGCGCCCCGGCGAAAGCCTCGTGGAATACCTTTGGGAATGGGGACGTAACGAAGGTCTAGACTTTAAGCCGACCATCGCACACCGCCTCGACCAAGAAACATCCGGCATGATTATTGCGGCGCTTCACGGCGACACGCTCCGCGACTTCACGCGCATGATTCGCGAACATGTTGTAGACAAATTCTACTTTGCGCTCGTCAAAGGCAACCTCAAAAAAGACCGCGGTACCATCAACGAATCGCTTTTGCGCACCGATAGCGCCAAGGGCAGCAAGATGCTCGTCGGCCAAGATGACGAAAACGCACAAAAAGCCATCACGCATTACCGCGTCAAGCAGCATTACGAAGGCTACGACCTCGTGAAAATCAAGCTCGAAACGGGCCGCATGCACCAAATTCGTGCACACTTCGCAAGCATTGGGCATCCGCTTTTGGGCGACACGCGCTACGGCGATTTTGCGCTCAACCGCGAAGTCAAAAAACAATTCGGTCTGAACCGTTTATTCTTGCATAGTTGCCGTCTAGAATTCGACTGGAACGGTGAACACAAAGTCTATGACTGTCCGCTCCCCAAAGAACTTCGAAACGTCATCAAGCAGTTAAAACCGATTCGCTACGAGCGCCCTGAAAACAACTTTCAAAAGAGCCGTAGACGATAA
- a CDS encoding fibrobacter succinogenes major paralogous domain-containing protein: MKKFLFIAALSIFTACGGDDSLSASVHDTMAIYDEKNNTVTDPRDNKTYKTVKIGDQVWMAENLNYAYLQPTEKRDSSSLCVDDLLKNCEKYGRLYLWSAAMDSAGVWSVNGKGCGNGKKCSPTYPVRGVCPKGWHLPTLGEWSSLFSAVGGKSTAGIKLKSSSEWDNDANGTDDFSFSALPAGYGDFYGIGHCEGEDAYFWSSTDNYEGVQRMHLSDGSGYYNADGGYLDHGKKDDWLSVRCVKDDE; the protein is encoded by the coding sequence ATGAAAAAGTTCTTGTTTATTGCGGCATTGTCTATTTTTACCGCCTGCGGTGGTGACGATTCTTTGTCGGCAAGTGTGCACGACACCATGGCTATATACGACGAAAAAAACAACACCGTGACGGACCCTCGCGACAACAAAACCTACAAGACCGTGAAAATCGGAGATCAGGTCTGGATGGCGGAAAATTTGAATTATGCCTATTTGCAACCTACTGAAAAGCGGGATTCCAGCAGTTTATGCGTCGATGATTTGTTGAAGAATTGCGAAAAATATGGACGCCTTTACTTGTGGAGTGCGGCCATGGACAGTGCGGGCGTATGGAGTGTGAACGGCAAGGGATGCGGCAATGGAAAGAAATGCTCGCCGACCTACCCGGTGCGTGGAGTTTGCCCCAAAGGCTGGCATCTGCCGACACTAGGGGAGTGGAGCTCTTTGTTCAGCGCTGTTGGTGGAAAATCAACTGCTGGAATAAAACTCAAGTCCTCGTCCGAGTGGGATAATGATGCCAACGGCACGGATGATTTCTCGTTTTCGGCGTTGCCAGCTGGCTATGGGGACTTTTATGGGATTGGCCACTGTGAGGGCGAGGACGCGTACTTTTGGAGTTCTACGGATAACTACGAAGGCGTTCAGCGCATGCACTTGAGCGACGGCAGTGGGTACTACAACGCCGATGGTGGGTATTTGGACCACGGCAAAAAGGACGACTGGCTTTCAGTTCGTTGCGTAAAAGACGACGAATAA
- a CDS encoding T9SS type A sorting domain-containing protein encodes MKKFVFLMLVLTTFALAAKTHIIKITKADGTTERFWVETLSKITFVADKNDSSKIVSIPVPMKKLGASATWNRQTSSLSVFVPEGRSAVRIFDALGNCVYRNATLVKGMNVVQPGLHSGFYVVQVRTGAHLTTLNINVKQ; translated from the coding sequence ATGAAAAAATTCGTGTTTCTCATGCTCGTTTTAACAACCTTCGCTTTGGCTGCAAAAACGCACATTATCAAAATCACCAAGGCGGACGGCACCACCGAGCGTTTTTGGGTAGAAACTCTGTCGAAAATAACATTTGTAGCCGATAAAAACGATTCCTCCAAAATAGTGTCGATTCCTGTGCCGATGAAAAAGCTAGGTGCGTCGGCAACTTGGAATCGTCAGACCTCAAGTTTGTCTGTGTTCGTTCCTGAAGGTCGTTCGGCTGTCCGTATTTTTGATGCCTTGGGTAACTGCGTTTACCGTAACGCAACTCTCGTGAAGGGCATGAATGTGGTTCAGCCAGGTCTTCATTCTGGATTCTACGTGGTGCAGGTCCGAACAGGCGCCCACCTTACAACTCTTAACATCAACGTGAAGCAGTAA